The Cyprinus carpio isolate SPL01 chromosome A19, ASM1834038v1, whole genome shotgun sequence genome has a segment encoding these proteins:
- the LOC109111990 gene encoding endonuclease domain-containing 1 protein-like, with product MIESELDPPVAEMTVLTYANQAISEDYQNNNYNVNRGHLFPCRHAADVVTAESTFTLTNAVPQKKSFNEYSWSSMEDETKNIMNTCKNNNNEVLAHVLTGAIPGDSKLKQKVNIPSYMWMAFCCYNSMEKKWVSQAYWGENIEEDSKNKTIDKKSLQEIQEFLGKAWVKNVQLFKKDCT from the exons atGATTGAGTCTGAG CTTGATCCTCCTGTTGCTGAGATGACTGTTCTGACATATGCAAATCAGGCCATCAGTGAAGACTACCAGAATAACAACTATAATGTGAATCGTGGACACTTGTTTCCCTGCCGTCACGCAGCTGATGTTGTCACTGCCGAATCTACATTCACACTGACCAACGCAGTGCCACAGAAGAAGAGCTTTAATGAATACAGTTGGAGTAGCATGGAAGATGAGACCAAAAATATCATGAATACttgcaaaaataacaataatgaagtTTTAGCCCATGTGCTCACCGGAGCAATACCTGGAGACAGtaaactgaaacaaaaagtgAACATTCCCTCTTACATGTGGATGGCATTTTGCTGCTACAATAGTATGGAAAAGAAATGGGTCTCCCAAGCTTATTGGGGCGAAAACATTGAAGAAGACAGTAAAAACAAGACTATTGATAAAAAGAGCCTGCAGGAAATACAAGAATTTCTTGGTAAAGCATGGGTGAAAAATGTACAGCTGTTTAAGAAAGACTGcacataa